One Primulina huaijiensis isolate GDHJ02 chromosome 5, ASM1229523v2, whole genome shotgun sequence DNA segment encodes these proteins:
- the LOC140976030 gene encoding probable inactive receptor kinase At2g26730 codes for MFETFFLSDSISSSMKRILIWACAVSTFLSKSAKSDDHEPADQQKSDRGGVSTDQILMFAGYFLIGLAVLFIVLLWLYKRGKTKKEKIDADNKVVAIIDESITKPSFSTVELKAGGVSKTDISHASTETAMVSSSLIVLTSPEVNGLKFENLLKAPAELLGRGSHGSVYKVACGPQGTSLAVKRIKDWAISSNDFKQRMRRLNQVKHPHVLPVIAFYSSRQEKLLVYEYQQNGSLFRLIHDDGNHSRQQFDWSSRLTVAAAIADALAFVHDELKNDRIPHGNLKSSNILLNNNMEPCISEYGLMLVDQQVSDTTRGHEEGNYMLFKADTYAFGVILLELLTGRHLLNNGIDLASWVLAVVREEWTVEVFDRNLVREGASEERMVNMLQVAIKCVNKSPEARPSMNQVALMISMIREDEDKSMDVSELSITKSFIDV; via the exons ATGTTCGAAACCTTTTTCTTGTCCGATTCTATTTCATCTAGCATGAAGCGAATCTTGATCTGGGCTTGTGCTGTTTCAACGTTTCTCTCGAAATCGGCAAAATCTGATGATCATGAACCGGCTGATCAGCAAAAATCTGATAGAGGTGGTGTTTCTACTGATCAGATTCTCATGTTCGCGGGCTATTTCCTCATAGGTCTAGCGGTCTTATTCATCGTGCTTCTTTGGCTATACAAAAGAGGCAAgacaaaaaaagagaaaatcgaCGCGGATAACAAGGTAGTAGCCATTATTGATGAAAGCATCACCAAGCCCAGTTTCTCCACTGTGGAGTTGAAGGCAGGAGGGGTCAGCAAAACTGATATCTCACACGCTTCAACCGAAACTGCCATGGTTTCTTCGTCCTTGATAGTTCTCACTAGCCCTGAGGTGAACGGGCTGAAATTCGAAAACCTACTCAAGGCCCCAGCTGAGCTGCTAGGGAGAGGAAGCCACGGTAGTGTCTACAAGGTCGCGTGTGGGCCGCAGGGGACAAGCCTTGCTGTGAAGAGGATCAAGGATTGGGCCATTTCTAGCAATGATTTCAAGCAGAGAATGAGAAGGCTGAATCAAGTGAAGCATCCTCATGTTTTGCCTGTCATTGCATTCTACAGCTCCAGACAGGAGAAGCTTCTGGTTTATGAGTATCAACAGAATGGAAGCCTTTTCAGGCTAATCCATGATGATG GAAATCATAGCAGGCAACAATTTGATTGGAGCAGCAGGCTCACCGTTGCTGCCGCGATAGCTGATGCATTAGCCTTCGTGCATGATGAACTGAAGAACGACAGAATCCCACATGGAAATTTGAAATCATCAAACATTTTGCTGAACAATAACATGGAGCCATGCATCAGCGAGTATGGCCTAATGCTTGTAGACCAGCAGGTTAGTGATACCACTCGAGGTCACGAAGAAGGCAACTACATGCTCTTTAAGGCGGACACGTACGCTTTCGGGGTGATTCTTCTGGAACTGCTAACAGGACGACATCTTTTGAACAATGGAATAGACCTCGCGAGTTGGGTTCTCGCAGTCGTTAGGGAGGAATGGACGGTGGAGGTATTCGACAGGAACTTGGTACGCGAGGGGGCTAGCGAGGAAAGGATGGTTAACATGCTGCAGGTCGCGATTAAATGCGTTAACAAGTCCCCGGAGGCGAGGCCTAGCATGAATCAAGTGGCGTTGATGATTAGTATGATTAGGGAGGACGAGGATAAATCAATGGACGTTTCTGAATTATCTATTACTAAATCATTCATCGATGTCTAA
- the LOC140976124 gene encoding uncharacterized protein yields the protein MSQGYSIELYFDPALENQVLKAWNVSARRQISTHLIEIESRPHITLFSSPFVDIAKLENVLRNFCLKQEPLSLSFSSVGSLPIENNVLFLGATPTLSLLQFHTQLCDALKKEGIELGAEYRPDTWIPYCSVAEEVPKTRVAEAFTILRELKLPVSGYGMDISLVEHPPVRELFSFSLGMLQISEI from the coding sequence ATGTCACAAGGCTACTCGATTGAGCTATACTTTGATCCTGCACTTGAGAATCAGGTTTTAAAGGCGTGGAATGTGTCGGCTCGACGGCAGATAAGCACTCATCTGATCGAGATCGAATCAAGGCCTCACATTACCTTGTTTTCGAGCCCTTTTGTTGACATTGCTAAACTTGAGAATGTGCTGAGAAATTTTTGTCTGAAGCAAGAACCTCTGTCTCTGTCCTTCTCTTCAGTTGGAAGCCTCCCAATCGAAAACAACGTGCTGTTCCTTGGAGCAACTCCTACTTTGTCTCTTCTTCAATTTCACACACAGTTGTGTGACGCCCTGAAAAAAGAAGGCATTGAACTTGGGGCGGAGTACCGTCCGGATACGTGGATTCCTTACTGCTCGGTGGCTGAAGAAGTGCCAAAGACGCGTGTCGCTGAGGCGTTTACGATTTTACGTGAGTTGAAATTGCCAGTTAGTGGGTACGGGATGGATATTTCGTTGGTCGAGCACCCACCCGTTCGTGAGCTCTTCTCCTTTTCGTTGGGTATGCTTCAGATAAGTGAAATTTAA
- the LOC140976123 gene encoding xyloglucan O-acetyltransferase 3-like, which translates to MKPTPYYNKEHRYNLFKKAKFLSLSNHTASFLFYTACLAALSSFYLIFYPKIIGKTTSIRVNSRANPSTKLPNDVETCDLFKGKWVPDAVGSLYTNYSCKTIPFARNCFMHGRRDSEFLRWRWKPDRCELPRFEPESFLRIVRGKTMAFIGDSVARNQMESLLCLLSTAETPKPKHKDPDDRFPTWEFQEHNFTLMALWSQFLVSASERVVNGSATGGFDLHLDKIDTNWSEKLPYIDYAVFSDAHWFFRQNYLYEGGDLIGCVYCQTQNVTDLGPGLAIRKVFRAAFKKVHSCKNCRKIFSLLRTYSPSHFENGAWNKGGGCNKTRPTGKEEIDMGRADFDYRKIQVEEVELAREAEEGHGNVFEVLDVTEMMSMRSDGHPGVHWGNQWMKGYSDCIHWCLPGPIDTWNQLMLEIMIKKWNHNFDFDR; encoded by the exons ATGAAGCCCACACCATATTACAACAAAGAGCACCGATACAATCTCTTCAAGAAGGCGAAATTTCTAAGCTTATCGAATCATACAGCTTCTTTCTTGTTCTACACAGCTTGTTTAGCTGCCCTGTCCAGTTTTTACCTCATTTTTTACCCCAAAATCATCGGAAAAACAACCAGCATTCGAGTGAACAGTCGAGCAAACCCCTCCACTAAGCTCCCAAACG ATGTGGAAACCTGCGACTTGTTCAAAGGGAAATGGGTTCCGGACGCGGTTGGTTCTTTGTACACGAACTACAGCTGCAAGACGATCCCATTTGCGAGGAATTGTTTCATGCACGGAAGAAGGGACTCGGAGTTCCTGCGGTGGAGATGGAAACCAGACAGATGCGAATTACCTCGTTTCGAACCAGAAAGTTTTCTAAGGATCGTTCGAGGAAAGACGATGGCTTTCATCGGGGATTCGGTTGCCCGGAACCAAATGGAGTCGCTTCTATGTCTATTGTCCACG GCAGAGACTCCAAAACCTAAACACAAAGATCCAGATGACCGATTCCCAACATGGGAATTTCAGGAACACAATTTCACTTTAATGGCACTCTGGTCTCAATTCCTAGTCTCTGCCTCCGAGCGAGTAGTCAACGGCTCTGCTACGGGCGGTTTTGATTTGCATCTCGACAAAATCGATACCAACTGGTCAGAAAAGCTACCGTATATCGACTACGCAGTTTTCTCCGATGCCCACTGGTTTTTCAGACAGAACTATCTGTACGAGGGCGGCGATCTCATTGGCTGCGTTTACTGCCAGACGCAAAATGTAACAGACCTTGGACCAGGTCTAGCCATAAGGAAGGTGTTCCGGGCTGCGTTTAAGAAAGTGCACAGCTGCAAAAATTGCAGGAAGATATTTAGTCTGTTGAGGACGTATTCTCCGTCTCATTTCGAGAATGGAGCGTGGAACAAAGGAGGTGGGTGCAATAAGACCAGGCCCACAGGGAAGGAAGAGATTGACATGGGCCGAGCCGATTTCGATTATCGCAAAATTCAAGTGGAGGAAGTTGAACTTGCGAGAGAAGCAGAGGAAGGACATGGGAATGTTTTCGAGGTCCTCGATGTGACAGAGATGATGTCGATGAGGTCCGACGGGCACCCTGGTGTGCACTGGGGAAATCAATGGATGAAAGGTTACAGTGATTGTATCCATTGGTGTCTACCAGGCCCTATTGATACCTGGAATCAGCTTATGCTGGAAATTATGATCAAGAAATGGAATCACAATTTTGATTTCGATAGGTGA